From the genome of Planktothrix sp. FACHB-1365, one region includes:
- a CDS encoding DUF4351 domain-containing protein, protein MVYDNTCKYLAEKFPDAFVQWLLPLEQPTTIQVLKTELIQEPIRADSLTFLQADNQILHLEFQTLSYSNPPLPFRMLDYYVRLKRQYSCSVNQVVLFLQQTTSEQAFVSEYTDTNTQHCYRVIRLWEQDPNLLLSVPGLLPFATLSQTNSPRTLLEQIANRIATIEEPNQQADLLACTQVLAGLRFEKNLIRQLFRKETMRESVIYQEIREDGLLEGRQREAISFVTRQLTRRVGAIAPIIQEQIQTLSVEELENLGEALLDFSEVTDLENWLNQRQP, encoded by the coding sequence TTGGTTTACGATAACACTTGTAAATATCTGGCTGAAAAATTCCCAGATGCTTTTGTTCAATGGTTGCTCCCCTTGGAACAACCTACCACCATTCAGGTTCTCAAAACTGAACTCATTCAAGAACCAATTCGGGCTGATTCTCTCACTTTTTTGCAAGCCGATAACCAAATTCTGCATCTGGAATTTCAAACCCTGTCCTATTCTAACCCTCCCCTTCCATTCAGAATGCTTGACTACTACGTCAGGCTCAAGCGACAATACTCTTGTTCGGTCAATCAAGTTGTACTCTTTTTACAGCAAACCACCTCAGAACAAGCTTTTGTATCTGAGTATACAGACACCAACACCCAACACTGCTATCGAGTGATTCGCCTGTGGGAGCAAGACCCCAATTTACTGCTATCTGTCCCCGGTTTACTCCCCTTTGCGACATTATCTCAAACCAACTCACCCCGAACTTTGTTAGAGCAAATAGCAAATCGGATTGCTACAATTGAAGAACCCAATCAACAAGCCGATCTCCTCGCTTGTACTCAAGTTCTCGCGGGTTTAAGGTTTGAAAAAAACTTAATCAGACAATTATTTAGGAAGGAAACAATGCGCGAGTCTGTCATTTACCAAGAAATTCGGGAAGATGGTCTCCTGGAAGGGCGACAACGGGAGGCGATATCGTTTGTTACTCGTCAGTTGACTCGACGAGTCGGTGCGATCGCTCCTATAATCCAAGAACAAATTCAGACTTTATCTGTCGAAGAATTAGAGAATTTAGGGGAAGCGCTTCTGGATTTTTCAGAAGTAACAGATTTAGAAAATTGGTTGAATCAACGTCAGCCTTAA
- a CDS encoding pentapeptide repeat-containing protein: MTVDEALAIAEVVLDGKCLNDVEQLIFRQCWEGRCSYQDIAQLSNYDDEYIKSIAAKLWKQLSDAFDEKVKKNNLQSVFKRYLRRNQVNLHRTQEIEVNLSGANLTGATLNLASLSGTRLLFTNFSEPVSCQQDLEQALLPDHNTDSPREIIKSEEEHQQIHYNSEEKIYLWNNFNFHCEEQIKIAEALERANILFFPNAKVRLTTPEGRSNQEANFLIFYQGKWGILELLHPNTAKPEDRDRLFETQGICIIHYYDYNRCNQEPDDIVQEFIEILSQELS; encoded by the coding sequence ATGACCGTTGATGAAGCACTTGCGATCGCAGAAGTTGTCCTCGATGGCAAATGTTTAAACGACGTGGAGCAGCTAATATTTAGACAATGTTGGGAGGGAAGATGTTCATATCAAGACATTGCTCAACTTTCTAATTATGATGATGAATATATAAAATCTATTGCGGCGAAACTTTGGAAACAACTATCAGACGCTTTTGATGAAAAAGTAAAAAAAAATAATTTACAGTCTGTTTTTAAGCGATATTTGCGACGAAATCAAGTTAATTTGCATCGAACTCAGGAGATAGAAGTTAATCTTAGTGGCGCAAATCTAACTGGAGCAACATTAAATTTAGCCAGCTTAAGTGGAACAAGACTATTATTTACAAACTTTAGTGAACCTGTCTCATGTCAGCAAGATTTAGAACAAGCATTATTACCAGATCATAACACGGACTCTCCACGAGAAATTATAAAATCAGAAGAAGAACATCAACAAATCCACTATAACTCAGAAGAAAAAATCTATCTATGGAATAATTTTAATTTCCACTGCGAAGAACAAATTAAAATAGCTGAAGCATTGGAGCGCGCTAATATCCTTTTTTTTCCTAATGCTAAAGTCCGTCTGACTACGCCAGAAGGTAGATCAAATCAAGAAGCTAATTTCTTAATTTTCTATCAAGGTAAATGGGGTATTCTGGAATTATTGCATCCTAATACAGCAAAACCTGAAGATCGCGATCGCCTTTTTGAAACTCAGGGTATCTGTATTATCCACTATTATGACTATAATAGGTGCAATCAAGAACCCGATGACATTGTGCAGGAATTTATAGAGATTTTAAGCCAGGAATTAAGTTAG
- a CDS encoding GTPase family protein has protein sequence MEMKEADLTPDQLNLVQDLLKKRINERQFRVSIVGQTGVGKSSLINALFGTNLKTDPVKPCTKLELEGEEIPAIRIKENLYFYDLPGIGESDEADEKYLQKYREHLQSSDVILWAIHADNRSVVFDLQSLKKIMEGYTQEQKTVLMSKLTFILTKADVLHPPAWIAAKIGNIVKFLPSPETSSTLEQKAVYYQQTFIEPYGGLIVSKTYNDCNFSIIEDGFKCDQDLKLIYYKGYMNAEKLKLYQQKYPEYQKVFERLYDNYQVIPCSAVFRYNLNKLMLVILNKLGQEATIQFQKLISGDSLDQIPFDQTENLCNLLVYEPKTKKTLFEFRRWLNTQKFGIW, from the coding sequence ATGGAAATGAAAGAAGCTGATTTGACCCCAGATCAGCTTAATCTCGTTCAAGATCTTCTCAAAAAAAGAATCAATGAACGTCAATTTCGGGTTTCTATTGTCGGTCAAACGGGTGTTGGTAAGTCTTCTCTGATCAATGCTTTATTTGGTACTAATCTGAAAACTGATCCGGTCAAACCTTGTACTAAATTAGAATTAGAAGGAGAAGAAATTCCGGCTATTCGTATTAAAGAAAATCTGTATTTTTATGACCTTCCTGGGATCGGAGAATCAGACGAAGCAGACGAAAAGTATTTGCAAAAATACAGAGAACATCTTCAATCTTCCGATGTAATATTATGGGCGATTCATGCTGATAATCGCTCAGTTGTTTTTGATTTACAGTCCCTTAAAAAAATTATGGAGGGATATACACAAGAACAAAAAACAGTTTTAATGAGCAAACTGACTTTTATTCTAACTAAAGCAGATGTTCTACATCCTCCTGCTTGGATAGCAGCAAAAATTGGAAACATTGTCAAGTTCTTGCCATCACCAGAAACAAGCAGCACTTTGGAACAAAAAGCTGTCTACTATCAACAGACTTTTATTGAGCCTTATGGTGGTTTAATTGTTTCCAAAACTTACAATGATTGCAATTTTTCTATTATTGAAGATGGCTTCAAATGTGATCAAGATTTAAAGTTAATTTATTACAAAGGATATATGAATGCTGAAAAATTGAAACTGTATCAGCAGAAATATCCTGAATACCAAAAAGTTTTCGAGCGACTTTATGATAACTATCAAGTTATCCCCTGTTCGGCTGTTTTTCGGTATAACTTAAATAAATTAATGCTGGTCATTCTGAACAAACTTGGACAGGAAGCTACAATTCAGTTCCAGAAGCTTATTTCTGGTGATTCACTAGACCAAATTCCTTTTGACCAAACAGAAAATCTTTGTAACTTATTGGTCTATGAACCAAAAACTAAAAAGACTTTGTTTGAATTTCGTCGGTGGTTAAACACCCAAAAATTTGGAATTTGGTAG
- a CDS encoding glycosyltransferase family A protein, with translation MSNSFLVSVIIPVYNCEKYLAEAIESVLSQTYQPLEIIVIDDGSTDGSAEVAKSFGTTVQYCFQVNSGTAAARNRGIELAKGDFFAFLDADDLWVEDKLTNQMAAFTNNPNLDVVYGQVQQFISPDLAENLKAKLQVSPKLAPGHIPSALVIKRDSFFQVGLFETQWKLAEFASWQVRLTELGLQTMMLPELVAKRRLHETNKGIKQREYQTEYLQILKASLDRRRAKS, from the coding sequence ATGAGCAATTCTTTTTTAGTCAGCGTCATTATTCCAGTTTATAACTGCGAAAAGTATCTAGCAGAAGCGATCGAAAGCGTGCTATCTCAAACCTATCAACCACTAGAAATTATTGTAATAGATGATGGTTCAACTGATGGCAGTGCAGAAGTAGCAAAGAGCTTTGGTACTACAGTGCAATACTGTTTTCAAGTCAATAGCGGTACGGCGGCGGCTCGTAATCGAGGCATAGAATTAGCCAAAGGCGATTTTTTTGCCTTTCTCGACGCAGATGACCTTTGGGTAGAGGATAAATTAACCAACCAAATGGCAGCATTTACCAATAACCCTAATCTTGATGTCGTATACGGACAGGTTCAACAGTTTATTAGTCCAGACTTGGCGGAAAATCTGAAAGCTAAACTACAGGTTTCTCCTAAATTAGCACCGGGACATATTCCTTCAGCATTGGTAATCAAACGGGATTCTTTTTTTCAAGTTGGCTTATTTGAAACTCAGTGGAAATTAGCCGAATTTGCTAGTTGGCAGGTGCGTCTTACAGAACTAGGACTCCAGACGATGATGTTACCCGAATTAGTAGCCAAACGGCGACTGCACGAAACCAATAAGGGAATTAAACAACGCGAATACCAAACTGAATATCTTCAGATTTTGAAAGCATCACTAGATCGCCGCCGTGCTAAAAGTTAG
- a CDS encoding nucleotidyltransferase family protein, which translates to MLLKSPRWFSSVEIQHELEVLLICANTQVNPENRQRLKTLLQENIDWVKLIEMANYHKVMPLLYSNLNGICPEAVPKPILTKLRLEFQFNTRKSLLLSGELVRLLNLFETQGIPLLPFKGPVLAAAAYGNLLLRQFSDLDILIHTSDIERSKALFLSEGYQMKIERVELTPEQEKVFLRSDQIYQFVREAAYPFLHPKKEILVELHWGIMPQYFSFPIDDQGLWENLDSLVIAGRTIPNLSPENAVLAIIGHGTKDRTGC; encoded by the coding sequence ATGTTACTAAAATCACCACGTTGGTTTTCATCGGTGGAAATTCAGCATGAACTAGAAGTATTGCTAATTTGTGCTAACACTCAGGTAAACCCAGAAAACAGGCAGAGATTGAAAACTCTACTGCAAGAGAATATAGATTGGGTCAAGTTGATAGAGATGGCAAATTACCATAAGGTGATGCCGCTTTTGTACTCAAACCTGAATGGGATTTGTCCAGAAGCCGTTCCCAAACCGATTTTGACAAAGTTACGACTAGAGTTTCAGTTTAATACTCGCAAAAGCCTGTTATTGAGTGGTGAACTGGTCAGATTGTTGAATTTGTTTGAAACCCAAGGAATCCCCCTTCTTCCGTTTAAAGGGCCTGTATTAGCCGCTGCTGCTTATGGTAATTTACTACTGCGACAGTTCAGCGATTTAGATATTCTAATTCATACTTCAGATATTGAACGGTCAAAAGCACTGTTTTTATCTGAGGGATATCAAATGAAAATTGAGCGCGTCGAACTAACACCGGAACAGGAAAAAGTGTTTTTGCGATCAGATCAAATCTATCAATTTGTCCGCGAAGCTGCCTACCCATTTCTTCACCCTAAAAAAGAAATATTGGTAGAACTTCACTGGGGAATTATGCCACAGTATTTTTCTTTTCCTATTGATGATCAGGGGTTATGGGAAAACTTAGATTCACTGGTGATTGCCGGGAGAACAATACCAAATCTGTCGCCAGAAAATGCAGTTTTGGCAATTATAGGACACGGAACTAAAGATAGAACAGGTTGTTAA
- the treY gene encoding malto-oligosyltrehalose synthase yields MRIPLATYRIQFNPDFNFNQTKEIIAYLQELGISDLYASPIFKARSGSTHGYDVVDPNQLNPELGTQEDFDQLMEEVKNNGMGWLQDIVPNHMAYDSQNQYLTDIFEFGSDSDYLEFFDIDWKHPYSDFQGRVLAPLLGDFYGNCLENGQLKISYGEAGLSVNYYSLKFPLKIESYTYLITPRLKELEERLGRRHPNVIKLLGVLYVLKNIPHEESSQDRRSQAVFAKGLLWELYQENSDIQKFIDENIEYLNGKTGDPESFNFLDQLLSEQFFRLSYWKVGAEELNYRRFFTVNELISVKVEDEKVFNKTHDLIFKFVRSGKFTGLRIDHIDGLYNPLQYLQGIREKVGNVYLTVEKILDIEENLPSSWPMEGTSGYEFLIYLNNLFCQRKNEDRFSQIYRDVTGLSVSFKQLLIDKKRLIADRNLAGDADNLAGLLKRIAGQYRYGRDFTLHGLQTAILEVLVRFPVYRTYINEGQVSEEDRYYVQFAIQEAKGQHPELINELNLIEKFLLLEYDDYLSDENKQLWLHFVRKLQQFSGPLTAKGVEDTLFYVYNRFVSLNEVGGAPYQFGISSDTFHQFNKKQAKSWPHKMNTTSTHDTKRSEDLRARLNVISEIPDEWEAQVRTWIALNRDHKIETDGRIIPDGNDEYFLYQNLIGSYPFYEAEYPEFVERVKQFAIKAVREAKVHTAWLRPDSVYEEGFFTFVDKILNPSEDNQFLQEFRNFQQKIAFYGIFNSLSQTLIKITSPGLPDFYQGTELWDLSLVDPDNRRFVDYQKRMQFLEEIKRRSQEDILSLIEELKSTPEDGRMKLFLIYQGLIVRKQYLEVYQQGTYIPLEITGDYAEHILAFARTYGQQIIITIVPQFLTNLVEPKQFPLGQMIWKDTAIEIPEEWSTDWEDTLTHQLIKGSPSLKIGDILTVFPVALLTSC; encoded by the coding sequence ATGCGAATTCCTCTAGCTACCTACCGGATTCAGTTTAATCCCGATTTTAATTTTAATCAGACTAAAGAGATTATTGCTTACTTACAGGAGTTAGGGATTTCTGATTTGTATGCGTCTCCAATTTTTAAAGCTCGAAGCGGAAGCACTCATGGCTATGATGTTGTTGATCCGAATCAATTAAATCCTGAACTAGGAACGCAGGAAGATTTTGATCAATTAATGGAAGAAGTTAAAAATAATGGCATGGGATGGTTACAGGATATTGTTCCCAATCACATGGCTTATGATAGTCAAAATCAATATTTAACAGATATCTTTGAATTTGGTTCTGATTCGGATTATTTAGAATTTTTCGATATTGATTGGAAACATCCTTATAGTGATTTTCAAGGTCGTGTTTTAGCTCCCTTATTAGGAGATTTTTATGGCAATTGTTTAGAGAATGGGCAATTAAAAATTTCTTATGGAGAAGCAGGGTTATCCGTTAATTATTATAGTTTAAAGTTTCCCTTAAAAATTGAATCCTATACTTATTTAATCACTCCTCGTTTGAAAGAATTAGAAGAACGATTAGGACGAAGACACCCCAATGTAATTAAACTGTTAGGGGTGCTTTATGTGTTGAAAAATATTCCCCATGAAGAATCCAGTCAAGATCGGCGATCGCAAGCCGTATTTGCAAAAGGATTACTGTGGGAACTGTATCAAGAAAATAGCGATATTCAGAAATTTATTGATGAAAATATTGAATATTTGAATGGAAAAACAGGCGATCCCGAAAGTTTTAATTTCTTAGATCAACTCCTATCTGAACAATTTTTCCGATTATCCTATTGGAAAGTCGGTGCAGAAGAATTGAACTATCGTCGTTTTTTTACAGTTAATGAATTAATTAGCGTCAAAGTTGAGGACGAAAAAGTTTTTAATAAAACCCATGATTTAATTTTTAAATTCGTCAGATCGGGTAAATTTACTGGATTAAGAATTGATCATATTGATGGATTATATAACCCCCTGCAATATTTACAAGGAATTCGAGAAAAAGTCGGAAATGTTTATCTAACTGTTGAGAAAATTTTAGATATTGAAGAAAATTTACCCAGTAGTTGGCCCATGGAAGGAACGTCAGGATATGAATTTTTAATTTATTTGAATAATTTATTTTGTCAACGCAAAAATGAAGATCGCTTCAGTCAAATTTATCGAGATGTAACAGGTTTAAGTGTTTCCTTTAAACAATTATTAATTGATAAAAAACGCTTAATTGCTGATCGAAACTTAGCGGGAGATGCAGATAATTTAGCAGGATTACTGAAACGAATTGCGGGTCAATATCGTTATGGACGAGACTTTACGTTACATGGGTTACAAACTGCCATTTTAGAAGTATTAGTGCGGTTTCCAGTTTATCGAACTTATATTAATGAAGGTCAAGTCAGTGAAGAAGATCGCTATTATGTTCAGTTTGCCATTCAAGAAGCAAAAGGACAACATCCTGAACTGATTAACGAACTCAATTTAATTGAAAAGTTTTTATTACTAGAATATGATGACTATTTAAGCGATGAAAATAAACAGTTGTGGCTGCATTTTGTCAGGAAGTTACAACAGTTTTCAGGGCCATTAACAGCTAAGGGCGTGGAAGATACGCTGTTTTATGTGTATAATCGTTTTGTGTCTTTAAATGAAGTAGGGGGCGCACCTTATCAATTTGGAATTAGTTCTGATACGTTCCATCAGTTTAATAAAAAACAAGCTAAAAGTTGGCCCCACAAAATGAATACAACCTCAACCCACGATACAAAACGCAGTGAAGATTTACGCGCCCGATTAAACGTAATTTCCGAGATTCCTGATGAATGGGAAGCACAAGTCAGAACTTGGATTGCGTTAAATCGGGATCATAAAATAGAAACCGACGGGCGGATTATTCCTGATGGAAATGATGAATATTTCTTGTATCAAAATTTAATCGGTTCCTATCCCTTTTATGAAGCAGAATATCCTGAATTTGTAGAACGAGTTAAACAGTTTGCAATTAAAGCAGTTCGAGAAGCAAAAGTTCATACCGCTTGGTTACGTCCTGACTCGGTTTATGAAGAAGGCTTTTTCACTTTTGTTGATAAAATTCTCAACCCTTCGGAGGACAATCAGTTTTTACAAGAGTTCAGAAATTTTCAACAAAAAATAGCATTTTATGGGATATTTAATTCCCTCTCTCAAACTTTAATTAAAATCACCAGCCCCGGTTTACCCGATTTTTATCAAGGAACAGAGCTTTGGGATTTAAGTTTAGTTGATCCTGATAATCGACGTTTCGTTGATTATCAAAAACGGATGCAGTTTTTGGAGGAGATTAAACGCCGTTCTCAGGAGGATATTTTGTCTTTGATTGAGGAGTTAAAATCGACTCCTGAAGATGGACGGATGAAGTTATTTTTAATCTATCAAGGGTTAATAGTTCGGAAACAATATCTGGAAGTTTATCAACAAGGAACTTATATTCCCTTAGAAATAACGGGAGATTATGCTGAACATATTTTAGCCTTTGCTCGAACCTATGGTCAACAAATTATCATTACCATTGTTCCTCAATTTTTAACGAATTTAGTTGAACCAAAACAGTTTCCTTTAGGTCAAATGATTTGGAAAGATACAGCCATTGAAATTCCTGAAGAGTGGTCTACTGATTGGGAAGACACTCTCACTCATCAATTGATTAAAGGTAGCCCTTCCTTAAAAATAGGTGATATTTTAACAGTGTTTCCTGTGGCTTTATTAACGAGTTGTTAG
- a CDS encoding serine kinase has translation MITNTFENIDHSAQAAQKDSLDFFNTVYELHEKAEVSAGGCIDRFYCIAGFKIRLRFAGEALIPYMTPALAHLETEPFCDPALTVCLWDSTSTNTVMPPPPWQRNQHHPKRGEIYGFNTERLHTSFQWGAFALSMLDSDRNLGIYWVETTEQIPYWEKGSPLRTILNVWMSKRGIQLVHAGAVGLPSGGVLLVGKGGSGKSTTALTCLNSQLFYASDDYSLISPEPTPTVFSIYNTGKKNADDVDRLPFLAKAISNSDRLSEEKALYFINDHFPEKILTSFPIRAVLVPRITGKTDTSLTATSAAAALASLVPSTIIQLPGSGKEACQIMMQVLQKVPCYYLELGTDLEQIPQVILNLITNP, from the coding sequence ATGATTACAAATACATTTGAAAATATTGATCATTCTGCTCAAGCTGCTCAGAAAGATTCTTTAGATTTTTTCAATACTGTTTATGAATTACATGAAAAAGCTGAGGTTTCTGCTGGGGGTTGTATTGACCGTTTTTACTGCATAGCAGGGTTTAAGATTCGGTTGCGGTTTGCAGGGGAAGCCTTAATTCCATACATGACTCCAGCTTTAGCACACTTAGAAACAGAACCTTTTTGCGATCCAGCACTTACAGTTTGTTTGTGGGATAGCACCTCGACAAATACGGTAATGCCACCTCCACCTTGGCAGAGAAATCAACATCATCCCAAGCGTGGAGAGATTTACGGTTTCAATACCGAGCGCCTTCACACCAGTTTCCAATGGGGTGCATTTGCGTTAAGTATGTTGGATAGCGATCGCAATCTAGGAATTTATTGGGTTGAAACAACCGAACAAATTCCTTATTGGGAAAAAGGTTCGCCGCTACGGACAATTTTAAACGTCTGGATGAGTAAGCGGGGCATCCAGCTAGTTCATGCTGGTGCTGTCGGACTCCCATCTGGTGGCGTACTGCTAGTAGGAAAAGGAGGTTCTGGGAAATCGACAACAGCGTTAACTTGCCTGAATTCTCAGCTTTTTTATGCCAGCGACGATTACAGTCTCATCTCCCCCGAACCAACCCCGACGGTATTTAGCATCTACAACACGGGCAAGAAAAATGCCGACGATGTGGATAGATTACCGTTTTTGGCTAAGGCTATTAGTAATAGTGATCGCCTTTCAGAGGAAAAAGCACTTTATTTCATTAACGACCATTTCCCTGAAAAAATATTGACCAGTTTCCCCATCCGTGCAGTTTTAGTGCCGCGCATTACGGGAAAAACAGATACCTCCTTAACAGCTACCTCTGCTGCTGCTGCTTTAGCTTCACTCGTCCCCAGTACCATAATTCAATTACCAGGTTCAGGAAAAGAAGCTTGCCAAATTATGATGCAAGTTTTGCAAAAAGTTCCTTGTTATTATCTAGAACTTGGTACTGATTTAGAACAAATTCCTCAAGTCATTTTAAACCTTATTACAAACCCATAA
- a CDS encoding glycosyltransferase gives MDNQPLFVSVIIPVYNGEKYLAEAIQNVKNQDYQPLEIIVIDDGSTDKTAEIAAQFKDCIRYIYQQNTGPAAARNHGIRIANGDVIAFLDVDDLWSDNKLKLQANYLADHPSVGIVQGLIQQMKLLRQEEDDQAIFEPTYKPYSYINIGSAIYRKTVFEKIGFFDETLKYAEDVDWFIRAWENGISKIVLDRVSLFYRKHEDNMTGGKNLVELGFVRIFKKHLDRCRKRGNLQINSLLEVPINEYLGTSPEIPKIV, from the coding sequence ATGGACAATCAACCATTATTCGTTAGCGTTATAATCCCCGTTTACAATGGAGAAAAATATCTAGCGGAAGCCATTCAAAATGTCAAAAATCAGGATTATCAACCATTAGAAATCATTGTGATTGATGATGGTTCAACAGATAAAACTGCGGAAATAGCTGCCCAATTCAAAGACTGTATCCGCTATATTTATCAGCAAAATACTGGGCCAGCAGCGGCTCGCAATCATGGCATAAGGATAGCCAATGGAGATGTAATTGCTTTCTTAGATGTTGACGATCTCTGGTCGGATAATAAACTGAAACTGCAAGCAAATTACTTAGCAGATCATCCCTCGGTAGGGATCGTTCAGGGATTAATCCAACAGATGAAACTATTGCGACAGGAAGAAGACGATCAAGCTATCTTTGAACCTACTTACAAACCTTACAGTTATATTAATATAGGCAGCGCAATTTATCGAAAAACAGTTTTTGAGAAAATAGGCTTTTTTGACGAAACACTTAAGTACGCTGAAGATGTAGATTGGTTTATTCGAGCGTGGGAAAATGGCATTTCAAAAATTGTATTGGATCGAGTCAGCCTGTTTTATCGCAAGCACGAAGATAATATGACAGGCGGTAAAAATTTAGTTGAACTTGGTTTTGTAAGAATTTTCAAGAAACACTTAGATCGATGCCGAAAGCGAGGTAATCTTCAAATTAATTCTTTATTAGAAGTGCCAATTAATGAATATCTCGGCACTTCTCCTGAAATACCCAAAATAGTCTAA
- a CDS encoding glycosyltransferase, whose amino-acid sequence MIENSPVVSVIIAVKNGERRLGEAIESILSQTYKEYEIIVVDGQSTDNTEKIAKSYDQVRYIRQTGKGLADAWNLGIEAAKGELIAFLDSDDLWAPNKLSLQVDYLVNHPLIQYVIGKFRFILEPGCPIPIGFKKELLDKDIVGPIPGTLMVRKSLLNSIGKFNTDLVIASDVDWFARVKDENIPMTVIPEVLLYKRVHTENLSSNAEKNNQELLQLLKQSINRQRRSQIPKNQDIS is encoded by the coding sequence ATGATAGAAAATTCACCTGTGGTAAGTGTAATTATTGCAGTTAAAAATGGAGAACGTCGATTAGGAGAAGCGATCGAAAGTATTTTGTCCCAAACTTATAAAGAATACGAAATTATTGTTGTAGATGGCCAATCTACAGATAATACTGAAAAAATTGCTAAATCTTACGATCAAGTTCGCTATATCCGTCAAACTGGTAAAGGTCTTGCTGATGCTTGGAACCTTGGAATCGAGGCTGCAAAAGGAGAATTAATTGCTTTTCTCGATTCCGATGACCTGTGGGCACCTAATAAATTAAGCCTTCAGGTTGATTACTTGGTCAATCACCCGTTAATTCAGTATGTGATCGGCAAATTTAGGTTTATTTTAGAACCAGGATGTCCTATTCCTATAGGTTTCAAAAAAGAACTCTTAGACAAGGATATTGTTGGCCCTATTCCCGGAACTTTAATGGTACGTAAATCTCTATTAAATTCAATTGGTAAATTTAATACCGACCTCGTTATTGCTAGCGATGTAGATTGGTTTGCGAGAGTCAAAGATGAAAATATACCTATGACTGTCATCCCTGAAGTTCTTCTTTATAAACGAGTCCATACCGAAAATCTTTCATCTAATGCTGAGAAAAACAATCAAGAATTATTACAGTTACTTAAGCAATCTATCAATCGCCAACGACGTTCGCAAATTCCCAAAAATCAAGACATTAGTTAA
- a CDS encoding PqqD family protein, which translates to MMNPDEKFNANTPKVVHESIDGEVVVVNLEQGDYFSLVKVGADIWDGLMRGLSRGDIVSEIIQRYEGEHTIIENAVNHLIEQLQKEELIVLHTGDEVDSHNNPNDPTPTIANLEKLKFEPPSLQKYTDMEELLALDPIHEVDEQIGWPSAKVEV; encoded by the coding sequence ATGATGAATCCAGACGAAAAATTTAATGCCAATACTCCCAAAGTTGTTCATGAAAGTATTGATGGTGAAGTCGTCGTCGTCAACTTAGAGCAGGGAGATTATTTTAGTTTAGTTAAAGTCGGCGCAGATATTTGGGACGGCTTGATGAGAGGTCTTTCCAGAGGCGATATTGTATCAGAAATCATTCAGCGCTATGAGGGTGAACACACCATTATTGAAAATGCCGTTAATCATTTGATTGAACAATTACAGAAAGAAGAACTGATTGTTCTCCATACAGGAGATGAGGTAGACAGCCACAACAACCCTAACGATCCAACTCCAACCATTGCCAACTTAGAAAAATTAAAATTTGAACCTCCCAGCTTACAGAAATACACGGATATGGAAGAACTACTGGCTTTAGATCCTATCCATGAAGTTGACGAGCAAATCGGTTGGCCGAGTGCTAAAGTTGAAGTTTAA
- a CDS encoding VWA domain-containing protein produces MIDLENRDYTLIIDKSGTMARKDCEGGRSRWEMMQETTFALASKCEQFDQDGITVYTFSTQFRRYDHVTASKVEQIFNENEPVGRTEMAKVLQDALENYFQLKKQGQAKLGGETIIVVTDGQPDHPQAVIQTIIEATQKIDRDEELAISFIQIGHDTEATQFLKTLDDDLQSAGARFDIVHTITIDEIEQEGISLKEVLIRAITD; encoded by the coding sequence ATGATCGATTTAGAAAATCGTGACTACACTCTGATTATTGATAAGAGTGGCACTATGGCAAGGAAAGATTGTGAAGGAGGTAGAAGTCGTTGGGAAATGATGCAAGAAACGACTTTCGCCTTAGCTAGTAAGTGTGAGCAATTTGACCAAGATGGTATTACAGTTTATACTTTTTCTACTCAATTTAGGCGTTATGATCATGTAACAGCCAGTAAAGTTGAGCAAATCTTTAATGAGAATGAACCTGTCGGAAGAACAGAAATGGCAAAAGTTTTGCAAGATGCTTTGGAAAACTATTTTCAACTCAAGAAACAGGGGCAAGCAAAATTAGGAGGTGAAACTATAATTGTAGTAACAGACGGTCAGCCAGACCACCCTCAAGCTGTTATCCAAACTATTATTGAGGCTACTCAAAAAATTGATAGAGATGAGGAATTAGCGATTTCATTTATCCAAATTGGTCATGATACTGAAGCCACCCAATTCCTCAAAACTTTAGATGATGATCTTCAAAGTGCAGGCGCTCGTTTTGATATTGTCCATACAATTACAATTGATGAGATAGAACAAGAAGGAATATCTCTAAAAGAAGTTTTAATTCGAGCGATTACTGATTAA